One genomic region from Candidatus Margulisiibacteriota bacterium encodes:
- a CDS encoding UPF0175 family protein: MRNVSLNISLPDTANATESELKTMLAAKLYERKALSLGQAADVVGLSKRGFAELLGSYTVSLFSQNQAELRQDASNA, encoded by the coding sequence ATGAGAAATGTCAGTCTTAATATAAGTTTGCCGGATACGGCCAACGCTACAGAATCAGAGTTAAAAACAATGCTGGCTGCTAAGTTATATGAGAGAAAAGCTTTGTCGCTTGGGCAAGCGGCGGATGTAGTGGGATTATCCAAACGGGGTTTTGCGGAGTTGTTGGGCAGTTATACCGTATCTTTATTCTCACAAAACCAAGCTGAATTGCGGCAAGACGCTTCTAATGCCTGA
- a CDS encoding SDR family NAD(P)-dependent oxidoreductase codes for MPGRLKGKVAIITGGTSGIGLATAQEFVREGAKVVITGRRADVGQKAAESVGGPELIRYLQQDTSAEKGWADLFAQVIKWYGAVQILVNSAGVAISGDIEHLSLEDWRKTMAINLDGGYLAQ; via the coding sequence ATGCCAGGACGTTTAAAGGGCAAAGTGGCTATTATTACGGGCGGCACCAGCGGCATTGGTCTGGCCACCGCTCAGGAGTTTGTCCGGGAAGGCGCTAAAGTCGTGATCACCGGCCGCCGCGCGGATGTTGGCCAAAAAGCGGCGGAGTCTGTCGGCGGCCCGGAGTTGATTCGTTATCTGCAGCAGGATACTTCTGCGGAAAAAGGCTGGGCGGATCTTTTTGCGCAGGTTATTAAATGGTACGGCGCGGTGCAGATCTTGGTGAACAGCGCCGGCGTTGCCATAAGCGGAGACATAGAACACCTCAGTTTGGAAGACTGGCGTAAAACTATGGCTATCAATCTGGACGGCGGTTATTTGGCGCAGTAA
- the pheS gene encoding phenylalanine--tRNA ligase subunit alpha — protein MQAKLQELQAGALSAAAKVDSIKSLEDLRIKYLGKKGELTAILSGLGGLSQAERPLIGRLSNEVKAAITAALDSRLAELENQEIQQKLAAETIDITLPGRRIPAGRPHILTAAREEIVEIFSALGYTVADGPELEDDFHNFEALNIPKDHPARDMHDTFYVDDGRVLRTHTSPVQIRLLEKGLLPLKAIMPGRVYRCDADVTHSPVFHQVEGLVVGENITFGDLKGTLELFLKRMFGAQRKVRFRNSFFPFTEPSAEVDVECFVCGGLGCALCKHTGWIEILGSGSVDPNVFQAVHIDPEKYTGFAFGLGIERIAMLKYGVKDIRLFYASDLRFLRQF, from the coding sequence ATGCAGGCAAAATTGCAGGAACTTCAGGCTGGCGCGCTGTCCGCCGCGGCCAAAGTCGACAGCATTAAATCTCTGGAAGATTTGCGGATAAAATATCTGGGCAAAAAAGGCGAGCTGACGGCGATCTTGAGCGGACTGGGCGGTTTGTCCCAGGCCGAGCGGCCGCTGATCGGCAGGCTCAGCAACGAAGTAAAGGCCGCGATCACCGCCGCGCTGGACAGCCGTCTGGCCGAACTGGAAAATCAGGAAATACAGCAAAAACTGGCCGCGGAAACCATAGATATTACTTTGCCGGGGCGGCGTATTCCGGCCGGCCGGCCGCATATTTTGACCGCGGCGCGTGAAGAGATCGTCGAGATTTTTAGCGCGCTGGGCTACACGGTCGCTGACGGCCCGGAGCTGGAGGACGACTTTCATAATTTCGAGGCTTTGAATATTCCCAAAGACCATCCCGCGCGCGACATGCATGACACTTTTTATGTCGATGACGGCCGCGTCCTGCGCACGCATACTTCACCGGTGCAGATCCGTCTTCTGGAAAAAGGCCTCCTGCCGCTCAAAGCCATTATGCCCGGGCGCGTTTACCGCTGCGACGCTGATGTTACGCATTCGCCAGTCTTCCATCAGGTCGAAGGTCTGGTCGTTGGCGAGAATATTACTTTTGGTGATCTGAAAGGCACGCTGGAATTATTTTTAAAAAGAATGTTCGGCGCGCAGCGCAAGGTGCGTTTTCGCAATTCGTTTTTCCCGTTTACCGAGCCGTCCGCCGAAGTCGACGTGGAATGTTTTGTCTGCGGCGGCCTGGGCTGCGCGCTGTGCAAACACACCGGCTGGATCGAGATTTTGGGCAGCGGCTCCGTCGACCCCAATGTTTTTCAAGCGGTGCATATTGATCCCGAAAAATACACAGGCTTCGCTTTTGGCCTCGGTATCGAGCGCATCGCCATGCTCAAATACGGCGTCAAAGACATTCGTTTGTTTTACGCTTCAGACTTGCGTTTTTTGCGGCAATTTTAG